The Oncorhynchus nerka isolate Pitt River linkage group LG12, Oner_Uvic_2.0, whole genome shotgun sequence genome includes a region encoding these proteins:
- the ank2b gene encoding ankyrin-2b isoform X2 — protein sequence MALSPDSPIPDFWPSLPESIPYFIGYRSTSPESMCSDMECGTLPLMSLFYEDRPRSLTSVWSDNECELSDIFSTIFSDKDRPSSEAFAFWQRPDSPESIASVDEYRALSPDSPIPEFRQDLPESVTYSIGYRSSSPESVTSDIEYDLFISEVFFIESRPDSPESIVSDTEERPLSPESLSEYCPMSPESVMLLTNVRSSSPESTASVDEFRCLSPDSPLPQYLQHYPEPTLFMARSRSSSPVSVLSDLEYETELFSFTSMLFEDRPDSVASVDDYRALSPDSPIPEFRQNLLEYFVDCRSSSPESVTSDIEYANSPSESVMRVPIYKFVYDADRWKLISPIHDPQYVGETFASKTGMFEYCGSTIEYVQKSELLSQTLSNESGLRSDSPESVKSMDEHRSLSPDSPIPQYLQYFPEPVMFMAGSRPSSPDSVSSEEIGHMLSEAFSFWQRPGSPDSIASVDEYRALSPDSPIPEFRQDLPESVTYSIGYRSSSPESVTSDIEYDLFISEVFFIESRPDSPESIVSDTEERPLSPESLSEYCPMSPESVMLLTNVRSSSPESTASVDEFRCLSPDSPLPQYLQYFPEPTIFMTGSRSSSPASVLSDKEFENELFLHASMLFDDRPSSPDSIVSIDEYRTLSPDSPIPEFRQALRESIVSMIGYRSSSPESLSGYETESETEFAPLISEIEERQDTPDSTTSVDEFRALSPDSPVPQYTQHGTTTLIVTGNRSASPESICSDMESETDLFLHTSMLSEDRPSSPDSIASIDEYRALSPDSPIPEFLHVIPECVTSSVYGYRSSSPESVISGTSEVEDITSEAFAFWQRPDSPESTASVDENRCLSPDSPLPQYFDYFPEPTLFMAGSRSSSPASVLSDDDYDLSDIFLTLFSERGRPSSPESVASVDEYMALSPDSPIPDFWPSLPESIPYFIGYRSTSPESMCSDMECGTLPLMSLFYEDRPRSLTSVWSDNECELSDIFLTIFSDKDRPSSEAFAFWQRPDSPESIVSDTEERPLSPESLSEYCPMSPESVMLLTNVRSSSPESTASVDEFRCLSPDSPLPQYLQYFPEPTIFMTGSRSSSPASVLSDKEFENELFLHASMLFDDRASSPDSIVSIDEYRTLSPDSPIPEFRQALRESIVSMIGYRSSSPESLSGYETESETEFAPLISEIEERQDTPDSTTSVDEFRALSPDSPVPQYTQHGTTTLIVTGNRSASPESICSDMESETDLFLHTSMLFENRPSSPDSIASVDEYRTLSPDSPIPEFRQVLRESMIGYRSSSPESVASDVEYAPLISESSSVELRPDSPESVASVNGHRSFSPQSPVPLFTPIALGSSTVETGCRSSSPLSITSDTEFDLVFSDIEETVLPTKSLIPEHVSPSEILSIEATEQKPKAASSDSPVPGTAMMVEEYNLMYDTELCKLISQIHDAQYVGETFLSKTGFLEYTGSSEAYVETSPGEEDVARGSTDVSPEAVPGPQVEPAATTETAKIDQDVALTESIECIQTYPEEREVARGSTEISTEALPDWQVEPSETTTETVKIDQDVAPTESVPSVSDIVLPESLAAEVVSECTFETGHRSASPHSKTDSGDEWVIVSVSETEDKPISPESLPDCRPISPATLVLKADVRTSSPESVLFEKQVEKDRPLSTESVEYRTMSLESTMSMDKVRSSSPESMHEINDNRSLSPDSPIPQYTRSGVSGIDSCNMEYATIEHRSSSPESMTSGSEYELMVISSSALESRPSSPDSLESVGRNRRLSPDSPVPEFMRILSQYFMEPRALSERTSSPESVSSDTVFLALPVDSWADVHRRQSSPESGASDEELSLVITSTEAMTFKAGALSHVTSVLKSERVPMSPEENTVGVTLLPVPATKFEKEQGQMSTTDQELPRVSGLVAEMVITSTEQARTKRGSEHAETIPTPQATMGLENVKKVQKDVQVKQQPVKVKDRSEEEVEVLRLSADSIKTQDAPQRAPSQTAKEIQLKTSYGKMQSKLESTLVTESTLHEQKAVLDLSQETSISGLVSPKQTKTATGYKPLISTPLQISEQYPFTTHRAVTPKLKVLDSATQEFSDWSEFTQEEFEETHSGELFSPMSSQFLVPPDYEALFSGRHSLRVSECSQLSPTDMSPVSPVFSDPQSDNCQVTTTTLMGPEFASKSATPGSAEAFEFSPDFKRVIGEFEKTLSSFGPVVQSDPAQENSDLEFFDCKDDFSDFSEAEDLEPEEPEVLYHIEEPPSPTPFCSTLETGFLKGSPVCSAQFLRVDDQNRFSLGSESLGDYGIYDGPESESETVPTCEELPSRSQAGYDDDEYSLEREINEELGLLSSDSSEEEVLTTRVVRRRVIIQADDLPDIPPQTVTEEQYMDEHGNLVVKKITRKVIRKYFSPDGVEREEVTVEGSHQEMVSVEEGDGFSKVVKRTVVRSEGDQTELTFLEPLALGATTASDFESEQVQGRKVSKVVKTTVVRGERMEKQTGDSTLAADLPSAKEDFEKNPDA from the exons ATGGCGCTTTCACCAGACTCACCCATACCTGATTTTTGGCCGTCATTACCTGAATCTATTCCATATTTTATTGGATACAGATCAACTTCACCTGAGTCAATGTGCTCAGATATGGAATGTGGGACTCTGCCCTTAATGTCGTTATTCTATGAAGATAGACCCCGATCACTAACATCAGTATGGTCAGACAATGAATGTGAGctttctgatattttttcaacAATCTTCTCAGATAAAGATAGGCCTTCATCTGAAGCTTTTGCCTTTTGGCAGAGACCAGACTCACCGGAGTCAATAGCATCTGTAGATGAATACAGGGCACTGTCACCTGATTCACCCATACCTGAGTTTAGACAAGACTTACCTGAATCTGTTACATATTCTATTGGATATAGATCCTCATCACCTGAATCAGTGACTTCAgatattgaatatgaccttttCATTTCTGAGGTATTCTTTATTGAATCAAGACCAGACTCACCTGAGTCAATCGTGTCAGATACAGAGGAAAGACCCCTATCACCTGAGTCTTTATCAGAGTATTGCCCCATGTCACCTGAATCAGTCATGCTACTGACAAACGTCAGATCATCTTCTCCTGAATCTACAGCATCAGTGGATGAGTTCAGGTGTCTGTCTCCAGACTCTCCTCTACCACAATACCTACAACATTACCCAGAACCAACTCTGTTTATGGCAAGAAGCAGATCATCGTCACCTGTATCAGTATTGTCAGATTTGGAATATGAAACGGAGTTATTCTCATTTACCTCAATGCTTTTTGAGGACAGACCTGATTCAGTAGCATCTGTAGATGACTACAGGGCACTGTCACCTGACTCACCCATACCGGAGTTTAGACAGAATTTACTTGAATATTTTGTTGATTGTAGATCATCGTCACCTGAGTCCGTGACTTCAGATATTGAATATGCAAATTCACCATCAGAATCAGTCATGCGAGTGCCAATTTACAAATTTGTGTATGATGCAGATCGTTGGAAGCTGATCTCTCCAATACATGACCCCCAATATGTAGGAGAAACCTTTGCTAGTAAAACAGGTATGTTTGAGTATTGTGGGAGTACAATAGAGTATGTACAGAAATCAGAACTTCTAAGTCAAACGTTATCAAACGAGAGTGGGTTAAGGTCAGATTCTCCTGAGTCAGTGAAGTCAATGGATGAGCATAGATCTTTATCTCCAGACTCACCAATTCCACAATATTTACAATATTTCCCAGAACCAGTAATGTTTATGGCCGGAAGCAGACCATCGTCACCAGATTCAGTGAGTTCAGAAGAAATTGGACATATGCTATCTGAGGCTTTTTCCTTTTGGCAGAGACCAGGCTCACCAGATTCAATAGCATCTGTAGATGAATACAGGGCGCTGTCACCTGATTCACCCATACCTGAGTTTAGACAAGACTTACCTGAATCTGTTACATATTCTATTGGATATAGATCTTCATCACCTGAATCAGTGACATCAgatattgaatatgaccttttCATTTCTGAGGTATTCTTTATTGAATCAAGACCAGACTCACCTGAGTCAATCGTGTCAGATACAGAGGAAAGACCCCTATCACCTGAGTCTTTATCAGAGTATTGCCCCATGTCGCCTGAATCAGTCATGCTACTGACAAACGTCAGATCGTCTTCTCCTGAATCTACAGCATCAGTGGATGAGTTCAGGTGTCTGTCTCCAGACTCTCCTCTACCACAATACCTACAATATTTCCCAGAACCAACCATATTTATGACAGGAAGCAGATCATCATCACCTGCATCAGTATTGTCAGATAAAGAATTTGAAAATGAGTTATTCTTGCATGCCTCAATGCTTTTCGACGACAGACCCTCATCACCTGATTCAATAGTATCTATAGATGAATACAGGACACTGTCACCTGATTCACCCATACCTGAGTTTAGACAGGCGTTACGAGAGTCTATCGTTTCAATGATTGGATATAGGTCCTCATCCCCTGAATCATTGTCAGGATATGAAACAGAGTCTGAAACAGAATTCGCTCCTCTGATTTCTGAGATTGAAGAAAGACAAGACACTCCTGATTCAACAACATCAGTAGATGAGTTCAGAGCTCTGTCACCAGACTCCCCAGTACCCCAGTACACACAGCACGGAACTACTACACTAATAGTGACAGGGAATAGATCAGCATCGCCTGAATCAATATGCTCAGATATGGAATCTGAAACTGACTTATTCTTACATACCTCAATGCTTTCTGAGGATAGACCCTCATCACCTGATTCAATAGCATCTATAGATGAATACAGGGCACTGTCACCTGATTCACCCATACCTGAGTTCTTACATGTAATACCTGAATGTGTTACATCTTCTGTATATGGATATAGATCATCATCACCTGAATCAGTGATTTCAGGGACTTCGGAAGTTGAAGACATAACTTCTGAGGCTTTTGCATTTTGGCAGAGACCAGACTCACCTGAATCTACAGCATCAGTGGATGAGAATAGGTGTCTGTCTCCAGACTCTCCTCTACCACAATACTTTGATTATTTCCCAGAACCAACTCTGTTTATGGCAGGAAGCAGATCATCGTCACCTGCATCAGTATTGTCAGATGATGATTATGATCTTTCTGACATCTTCTTGACACTCTTTTCAGAGAGAGGTAGACCGTCATCACCTGAATCAGTAGCATCAGTTGATGAATACATGGCGCTTTCACCAGACTCACCCATACCTGATTTTTGGCCGTCATTACCTGAATCTATTCCATATTTTATTGGATACAGATCAACTTCACCTGAGTCAATGTGCTCAGATATGGAATGTGGGACTCTGCCCTTAATGTCGTTATTCTATGAAGATAGACCCCGATCACTAACATCAGTATGGTCAGACAACGAATGTGAgctttctgatatttttttaacaATCTTCTCAGATAAAGATAGGCCTTCATCTGAAGCTTTTGCCTTTTGGCAGAGACCAGACTCACCGGAGTCAATCGTGTCAGATACAGAGGAAAGACCCCTATCACCTGAGTCTTTATCAGAGTATTGCCCCATGTCGCCTGAATCAGTCATGCTACTGACAAACGTCAGATCGTCTTCTCCTGAATCTACAGCATCAGTGGATGAGTTCAGGTGTCTGTCTCCAGACTCTCCTCTACCACAATACCTACAATATTTCCCAGAACCAACCATATTTATGACAGGAAGCAGATCATCATCACCTGCATCAGTATTGTCAGATAAAGAATTTGAAAATGAGTTATTCTTGCATGCCTCAATGCTTTTCGACGACAGAGCCTCATCACCTGATTCAATAGTATCTATAGATGAATACAGGACACTGTCACCTGATTCACCCATACCTGAGTTTAGACAGGCGTTACGAGAGTCTATCGTTTCAATGATTGGATATAGGTCCTCATCCCCTGAATCGTTGTCAGGATATGAAACAGAGTCTGAAACAGAATTCGCTCCTCTGATTTCTGAGATTGAAGAAAGACAAGACACTCCTGATTCAACAACATCAGTAGATGAGTTCAGAGCTCTGTCACCAGACTCCCCAGTACCCCAGTACACACAGCACGGAACTACTACACTAATAGTGACAGGGAATAGATCAGCATCGCCTGAATCAATATGCTCAGATATGGAATCTGAAACTGACTTATTCTTACATACCTCAATGCTTTTTGAGAATAGACCCTCATCACCTGATTCAATAGCATCTGTAGATGAATACAGGACACTGTCACCTGATTCACCCATACCTGAGTTTAGACAGGTATTACGAGAGTCCATGATTGGATATAGGTCCTCATCCCCTGAATCAGTGGCTTCAGATGTAGAATATGCTCCACTCATTTCAGAGTCCTCCTCTGTTGAATTGAGACCAGACTCACCTGAATCAGTAGCATCAGTGAATGGACATAGGTCTTTTTCACCTCAGTCACCAGTTCCACTATTTACACCGATCGCACTTGGGTCTAGcacagtagaaacaggatgtaggTCTTCATCTCCATTATCAATAACATCAGACACGGAGTTTGACTTGGTATTTTCTGACATTGAGGAAACAGTGTTGCCAACCAAAAGTCTCATTCCTGAGCATGTTTCCCCATCAGAAATATTGTCAATAGAAGCAACAGAACAGAAACCTAAGGCTGCTTCATCAGATTCACCTGTACCTGGAACAGCCATGATGGTGGAAGAATACAATCTGATGTATGATACAGAGCTTTGCAAGCTGATCTCTCAAATTCACGACGCCCAATATGTGGGAGAAACCTTCTTGAGTAAAACAGGCTTCTTGGAGTATACTGGGAGTAGCGAAGCATATGTAGAGACTTCTCCTGGTGAGGAAGACGTTGCTCGAGGTAGCACAGACGTCAGTCCAGAAGCTGTACCTGGTCCACAAGTGGAACCAGCAGCTACCACTGAAACAGCCAAGATCGATCAGGATGTAGCTTTGACTGAGAGTATAGAGTGCATACAGACTTatccagaggagagagaagttgCCCGAGGTAGCACTGAGATCAGCACAGAAGCTCTACCAGATTGGCAAGTGGAACCTTCAGAAACTACAACTGAGACAGTCAAGATTGATCAGGATGTAGCTCCTACTGAGAGTGTTCCAAGCGTATCTGATATAGTTTTACCTGAATCACTAGCAGCAGAAGTAGTATCGGAGTGTACATTTGAAACAGGTCACAGATCAGCTTCCCCTCACTCCAAAACAGACTCTGGAGATGAATGGGTCATAGTGTCTGTATCGGAGACTGAGGATAAGCCTATATCACCCGAGTCATTACCTGACTGCCGACCCATATCACCTGCAACACTGGTGTTAAAGGCAGATGTTAGAACGTCATCGCCTGAATCTGTGTTATTTGAGAAACAAGTTGAGAAGGATAGACCGCTATCCACTGAGTCTGTTGAATACAGAACCATGTCTCTAGAATCAACGATGTCAATGGATAAGGTTAGATCATCTTCACCTGAATCAATGCATGAGATCAATGACAATAGATCGCTTTCTCCAGACTCACCAATCCCTCAGTATACAAGATCAGGTGTGTCAGGTATTGATTCATGTAATATGGAGTATGCCACCATAGAACACAGGTCATCATCACCTGAATCCATGACCTCTGGCTCTGAGTATGAGCTAATGGTCATATCATCATCAGCATTAGAGAGTCGGCCATCCTCGCCTGATTCTCTAGAGTCAGTCGGCAGGAATAGACGGCTATCGCCTGACTCACCAGTGCCTGAGTTTATGAGGATATTATCTCAGTACTTCATGGAACCCCGGGCCCTTAGTGAGAGAACGTCTTCGCCTGAGTCTGTGTCATCAGACACTGTATTCCTAGCTTTACCTGTCGATTCTTGGGCCGATGTCCACCGAAGGCAGTCGTCTCCTGAATCAGGTGCATCAGATGAAGAGTTGAGTTTAGTTATTACAAGCACAGAAGCAATGACATTTAAAGCAGGTGCGTTGAGTCATGTGACATCTGTATTAAAGTCTGAGCGTGTCCCAATGTCGCCAGAAGAAAACACAGTGGGTGTTACTCTGTTGCCAGTCCCAGCTACTAAATTTGAAAAAGAGCAGGGACAAATGAGCACGACAGATCAAGAGTTACCAAGGGTCAGTGGGCTAGTAGCAGAAATGGTTATCACATCCACGGAACAGGCACGGACAAAGCGTGGTTCGGAGCATGCTGAAACCATCCCAACTCCCCAAGCCACTATGGGTTTGGAAAATGTCAAAAAGGTCCAGAAAGATGTCCAGGTTAAGCAACAACCAGTGAAGGTCAAGGACAGAAGTGAGGAAGAAGTAGAGGTCCTGCGCCTCAGTGCTGATTCAATAAAGACCCAGGATGCCCcacagagg GCTCCGTCTCAAACAGCCAAGGAAATACAGTTGAAGACCAGTTATGGGAAAATGCAAAGCAAATTAGAGTCTACCTTGGTAACGGAAAGTACTTTACATGAGCAAAAAGCAGTATTAGACTTGAGTCAAGAAACAAGCATATCAGGTCTGGTATCACCTAAGCAGACAAAGACAGCCACAGGCTACAAACCTCTGATATCAACCCCATTGCAGATCAGTGAACAATACCCTTTCACTACCCATAGAGCAGTGACACCTAAACTAAAGGTACTTGACTCTGCCACTCAGGAATTCTCAGACTGGAGTGAATTTACACAAGAGGAATTCGAGGAGACTCATTCGGGTGAGTTATTTTCGCCGATGTCAAGCCAATTCCTGGTGCCACCAGATTACGAGGCCCTATTTTCTGGACGCCACTCTCTGAGAGTCTCCGAGTGTAGCCAGTTGTCCCCCACTGATATGAGTCCAGTTTCTCCGGTCTTCAGCGACCCTCAGTCAGATAATTGTCAGGTCACAACCACCACCCTGATGGGTCCTGAGTTCGCTTCAAAGTCTGCTACACCTGGATCTGCAGAAGCCTTTGAATTCTCGCCAGACTTTAAGCGAGTGATCGGCGAATTTGAGAAAACACTCTCTTCATTTGGGCCAGTTGTCCAATCAGATCCCGCCCAAGAAAATTCTGACCTGGAGTTCTTTGACTGCAAAGATGATTTCTCAGACTTCTCAGAGGCAGAGGATCTGGAGCCAGAGGAACCTGAGGTCCTCTACCACATCGAGGAGCCTCCATCCCCAACCCCCTTCTGCAGCACTCTGGAAACGGGCTTCCTCAAAGGAAGCCCTGTATGCAGCGCACAGTTCCTACGGGTGGATGACCAAAATCGCTTCTCTTTGGGTAGTGAAAGTCTTGGAGACTATGGCATTTATGACGGACCAGAAAGTGAAAGTGAAACTGTACCCACGTGTGAGGAGCTACCCTCCAGGTCGCAGGCAGGGTACGATGATGATGAATACTCTCTGGAACGG GAGATAAATGAGGAGCTAGGGTTGCTGTCATCGGATAGCTCAGAGGAGGAGGTGTTGACCACCAGGGTGGTCCGACGCAGAGTTATCATCCAG gcGGATGATCTGCCAGACATCCCTCCGCAAACAGTGACAGAGGAACAGTACATGGATGAGCATGGAAACCTGGTAGTCAAGAAG ATCACGCGGAAGGTGATCCGTAAGTACTTCTCTCCAGACggcgtggagagagaggaggtgacggTGGAGGGATCTCACCAGGAGATGGtcagtgtggaggaaggagacGGCTTCTCCAAGGTAgtgaagaggactgtggtccGGAGCGAGGGAGATCAGACCGAG TTGACCTTCTTGGAGCCCTTGGCCCTGGGGGCCACCACGGCCTCAGACTTCGAGTCAGAGCAGGTGCAGGGTCGAAAGGTCAGCAAGGTGGTCAAGACGACGGTGGTGAGGGGCGAGAGGATGGAGAAGCAGACGGGTGACTCAACGCTGGCCGCAGACCTCCCCTCGGCCAAGGAGGACTTTGAGAAG AACCCAGATGCGTAA